The following are encoded together in the Balaenoptera acutorostrata chromosome 9, mBalAcu1.1, whole genome shotgun sequence genome:
- the JRKL gene encoding jerky protein homolog-like yields MSGKRKRVVLTIKDKLDIIKKLEDGGSSKQLAVIYGIGETTVRDIRKNKEKIITYASSSDSTSLLAKRKSMKPSMYEELDRAMLEWFNQQRAKGNPVSGPICAKRAEFFFYALGMDGDFNPSAGWLTRFKQRHSIREINIRNERLSGDETAVEDFCNNFRDFIERENLQPEQIYNADETGLFWKCLPSRTSVIKGKCTAPGHKSIEERVTIMCCANATGLHKLKLCVVGKAKKPRSFKSTDTSNLPVSYFSQKGAWMDLSIFRQWFDKIFVPQVREHLRSKGLQEKAVLLLDNSPTHPNENVLRSDDGQIFAKYLPPNVASLIQPSNQGVIATMKRNYRAGLLQNNLEEGNDLRSFWKKLTLLDALYEIAMAWNLVKPVTISRAWKKILPTIEEKESLDFDEEDISVAAVATILQHTKGLENVTPENIEKWLEVDSTEPGYEVLTDSEIIRRAQGQTDESSENEEEEIELIPEKHINHAAALQWTENLLDYLEQQGDMILPDRLVIRKLRATIRNKQKMTNSS; encoded by the coding sequence ATGTCAGGGAAGCGGAAGCGTGTGGTGTTAACTATTAAAGATAAGCTTGATATAATAAAGAAACTTGAAGACGGAGGTTCTTCCAAACAACTGGCAGTGATTTATGGAATTGGCGAAACAACAGTTCgggatataagaaaaaataaggaaaagattaTAACTTACGCAAGCAGTTCTGATTCCACAAGTCTTCTGGCCAAGAGGAAATCTATGAAGCCATCCATGTATGAGGAACTGGACAGAGCAATGCTGGAATGGTTCAACCAGCAAAGAGCAAAAGGGAATCCCGTGTCTGGACCAATTTGTGCAAAAAGGGCAGAGTTCTTCTTTTATGCTTTGGGAATGGATGGTGATTTTAACCCCTCTGCCGGTTGGTTAACTCGTTTTAAGCAGCGGCACAGCATTAGAGAGATTAATATTAGAAACGAAAGATTAAGTGGAGATGAGACAGCTGTGGAAGATTTTTGCAACAACTTTCGAGACTTTATTGAACGAGAGAATTTGCAACCGGAACAGATCTACAATGCAGATGAAACTGGACTGTTTTGGAAATGCTTGCCTTCCAGGACTTCAGTAATCAAAGGTAAATGCACAGCCCCTGGGCACAAGTCAATTGAAGAAAGAGTCACTATCATGTGTTGTGCCAATGCAACAGGTTTACACAAACTTAAGCTTTGTGTTGTGGGGAAAGCAAAGAAACCTCGCTCCTTCAAGTCAACTGACACCTCAAACCTGCCAGTCTCTTATTTCAGCCAAAAAGGTGCATGGATGGATCTTTCCATTTTCCGACAATGGTTTGATAAGATCTTTGTGCCACAAGTTCGCGAGCACTTAAGATCCAAAGGCTTGCAAGAAAAGGCTGTGCTCTTGTTGGATAATTCACCAACACATCCAAATGAAAACGTCCTGAGGTCAGATGATGgccaaatatttgctaaatatttaCCACCTAATGTGGCTTCGTTGATTCAGCCCTCAAATCAGGGAGTCATAGCTACAATGAAGAGAAACTATCGTGCAGGTCTTCTCCAGAACAACTTGGAAGAAGGCAATGACCTGAGATCATTCTGGAAGAAACTAACTCTGCTAGATGCACTTTATGAAATAGCAATGGCATGGAATTTAGTAAAGCCAGTTACCATTAGCAGAGCATGGAAGAAGATTCTCCCTAccatagaggaaaaagaaagcctGGACTTTGATGAAGAAGATATCTCAGTGGCTGCTGTGGCTACCATTTTACAACACACCAAAGGATTGGAAAATGTGACTCCTGAGAACATTGAAAAATGGCTTGAAGTGGACAGTACTGAACCAGGCTATGAAGTCTTAACTGACAGTGAAATCATCAGAAGAGCTCAAGGCCAGACAGACGAATCCAGTGAAAATGAGGAGGAGGAAATAGAACTGATTCcagagaaacatattaatcatgCAGCTGCTCTCCAATGGACTGAAAATTTATTGGATTATCTAGAACAACAAGGTGATATGATTCTGCCTGATAGACTGGTGATACGTAAACTTCGAGCCACCATCAGAAATAAGCAGAAGATGACAAACTCAAGTTAG